The genomic window GCCGCAGCCGGGTGCGCATCGGCGCCGGCACGACCGGACCCGGCGCCGCCCTCTGGGTGGAGGGGACCGGTGTCGACGAGACCGTTCCCGAAGTGCTGCCGGGCTCCGTCACCGAACTCGTCAAGGAGTACAAGGCGCTCGCCACCAGCTGGCTGAAGAAGCGCGGCGCCTGGCAGGTCGTCGACCGCGTCCAGCAGATCGACGACGTCTCCGCCCTCGCCGACAACTCCGGGTACTCGCCCTTCCTCACCACCGCCCAGAAGGTGGAACTGCTGGAGACCACCGACCCGGTCGCCCGGCTGAAGCTCGCCACCGAGCAGCTCCGTGAGCACCTCGCCGAGCAGGATGTCGCCGAGTCCATCGCCAAGGACGTCCAGGAGGGCGTCGACAAGCAGCAGCGCGAGTTCCTGCTGCGCCGCCAGCTCGAAGCCGTGCGCAAGGAACTGCGCGATCTCAACGGCGAGTCCGAGGGCGACGAGTCCGACGACTACCGTGCCCGGGTCGAGGCCGCCGACCTGCCCGAGAAGGTCCGCGAGGCGGCCCTCAAGGAGGTCGACAAGCTGGAGCGGTCCTCCGACCAGAGCCCCGAGGGCGGCTGGATCCGCACCTGGCTCGACACGGTCCTGGAGATGCCGTGGAACGAGCGCACGGAGGACGCGTACGACATCCAGGGCGCCAAGGCCGTCCTGGACGCCGAGCACGCGGGCCTGGACGACGTGAAGGAGCGGATCACCGAATACCTGGCGGTGCGCAAGCGGCGCGCCGGCCGGGGGCTCGGCGTGGTCGGCGGGCGGCGCGGGGGTGCGGTTCTCGCGCTCGTCGGCCCGCCGGGCGTGGGCAAGACCTCGCTCGGCGAGTCCGTCGCGCACGCGATGGGACGGAAGTTCGTCCGCGTCGCGCTCGGCGGCGTACGGGACGAGGCGGAGATCCGCGGCCACCGGCGTACGTACGTCGGCGCGCTGCCCGGCCGTATCGTCCGCGCCGTCAAGGAGGCCGGTTCCATGAACCCGGTGGTCCTGCTCGACGAGATCGACAAGGTCGGCTCCGACTTCCGCGGGGACCCGGCGGCAGCGCTGCTGGAGGTCCTGGACCCGGCGCAGAACCACACCTTCCGCGACCACTACCTGGAGGTCGAACTCGACCTGAGCGACGTCGTCTTCCTCGCCACGGCCAACGTCCTGGAGGCCATCCCCGAGGCCCTGCTCGACCGGATGGAGCTGGTCAGGCTCGACGGCTACACCGAGGACGAAAAGGTCGTCATCGCCCGCGACCACCTGCTCCCGCGCCAGCTGGAGCGGGCCGGTCTCGCCGACGGCGAGGTCACCATCGACGAGTCCGCGCTGCGCAGGCTGGCGGGGGAGTACACCCGCGAGGCGGGCGTACGGACCCTGGAGCGCGCGATCGCCCGGCTGCTGCGGAAGGTGGCGGCCCAGCACGAACTCGGCGAGCGCGAGCTGCCGTTCACCATCACCGACGGCGAGCTGCGGGGCCTGATCGGCC from Streptomyces formicae includes these protein-coding regions:
- the lon gene encoding endopeptidase La, whose product is MAAESSAYNDALTLPVLPLDDEVVLPGMVVPLDLSDADVRAAVEAAQAAARSQPGKPRVLLVPRIDGTYAATGVLGTVEQVGRLSDGDPGALIRGRSRVRIGAGTTGPGAALWVEGTGVDETVPEVLPGSVTELVKEYKALATSWLKKRGAWQVVDRVQQIDDVSALADNSGYSPFLTTAQKVELLETTDPVARLKLATEQLREHLAEQDVAESIAKDVQEGVDKQQREFLLRRQLEAVRKELRDLNGESEGDESDDYRARVEAADLPEKVREAALKEVDKLERSSDQSPEGGWIRTWLDTVLEMPWNERTEDAYDIQGAKAVLDAEHAGLDDVKERITEYLAVRKRRAGRGLGVVGGRRGGAVLALVGPPGVGKTSLGESVAHAMGRKFVRVALGGVRDEAEIRGHRRTYVGALPGRIVRAVKEAGSMNPVVLLDEIDKVGSDFRGDPAAALLEVLDPAQNHTFRDHYLEVELDLSDVVFLATANVLEAIPEALLDRMELVRLDGYTEDEKVVIARDHLLPRQLERAGLADGEVTIDESALRRLAGEYTREAGVRTLERAIARLLRKVAAQHELGERELPFTITDGELRGLIGRPHHVPEAAQDPAERRTAVPGVATGLAVTGAGGDVLYVEASLADPETGGAGLTLTGQLGDVMKESAQIALSFLRSHGAELELPVADLKDRGVHIHFPAGAVPKDGPSAGITMTTALASLLSGRLVRTDVAMTGEVSLTGRVLPIGGLKQKLLAAHRAGTTTVVIPKRNEADLDDVPAEVLEKLDVHPVTDVRQVLELALAPAEVPVTAAA